Part of the Azospirillum thiophilum genome, CGCATCGCCTTCCTCGACCACGACACCATGGGGGCGGACATCGCGCTGCGCCGTCCCGCCATCCCGCACGATTGGGTGCAGCATGGCCGCACCGCCCCCGCGGACATCGTGGAGCGGGCGCGGGACGCCACCATCCTGATCGTCAACAAGGTGCCGCTCGGCGCCGGAACGCTGGATCGCCTGCCCGACCTGCGCTTCGTCGCGGTCGCGGCGACCGGGACGGACAATGTCGACGTCGCCGCCTGCCGGGCGCGCGGCATCGCGGTGTCGAACGTCCGCGCCTATGCCGTCCACACCGTGCCGGAGCATGTCTTCGCCCTGATGCTGGCGCTGCGCCGGTCCCTGCCGGCCTACCGGCAGTCGGTGGCCGCCGGGGCCTGGCAGGACGGCGGGCAGTTCACCCTGCTGACCCACCCGATCCGCGACCTGCACGGCTCCACGCTCGGCATCGTCGGGCGCGGCGCCATCGGACAGGCGGTGGCCGGCATCGCCCGCGCCTTCGGCATGCGCGTGCTGTTCGCCGGCCGCAAGGGGGAGGAAGCGGCAGGCGGGCCGGACCATGTGCCGTTCGACGCCGTGCTGGCCGAGAGCGACGTGCTGTCCCTGCATTGTCCGCTGACGCCCGCCACCCGCCATCTGCTGGGCGAGCCGGAATTCGCCCGGATGGCACGCCGGCCGCTGGTGATCAACACCTCGCGCGGCGGGCTGATCGACGACATGGCGCTGGTC contains:
- a CDS encoding D-2-hydroxyacid dehydrogenase; translation: MDRIAFLDHDTMGADIALRRPAIPHDWVQHGRTAPADIVERARDATILIVNKVPLGAGTLDRLPDLRFVAVAATGTDNVDVAACRARGIAVSNVRAYAVHTVPEHVFALMLALRRSLPAYRQSVAAGAWQDGGQFTLLTHPIRDLHGSTLGIVGRGAIGQAVAGIARAFGMRVLFAGRKGEEAAGGPDHVPFDAVLAESDVLSLHCPLTPATRHLLGEPEFARMARRPLVINTSRGGLIDDMALVRALEGGLISGAAVDATAVEPPPPDHPFLRLAGRTDFLLTPHIGWASAEARQAVADQVTACIEAFAAGRPINLVT